A single Bos mutus isolate GX-2022 chromosome 25, NWIPB_WYAK_1.1, whole genome shotgun sequence DNA region contains:
- the MPV17L gene encoding mpv17-like protein isoform X2, with protein sequence MVSWWQALTRAAGRYPWPANVLLYAGFFSGGDALQQVLRGGPADWQHTRHVATVAVAFHANLNYVWLSLLERALPGRAPRTILAKVLCDQALGGPVYVSTFYAEWSDVLAFCTADQLQPHSHSLANSLHWTLWFSVGHLPLFFSTGR encoded by the exons ATGGTGAGCTGGTGGCAGGCGCTCACGCGCGCCGCCGGGCGTTACCCTTGGCCAGCGAACGTACTGCTTTACGCCGGGTTCTTCTCGGGCGGCGACGCGCTGCAGCAGGTGCTGCGGGGCGGCCCGGCAGACTGGCAACATACGCGGCACGTGGCTACCGTGGCCGTGGCCTTCCACGCGAACTTAAACTATGTGTGGCTGAGCCTGCTGGAGCGCGCACTGCCTGGGCGCGCGCCGCGAACCATCCTGGCCAAGGTGCTGTGCGACCAGGCTCTGGGCGGGCCGGTGTACGTCTCTACCTTCTACGCGG AGTGGTCTGATGTACTGGCCTTTTGTACAG CTGACCAACTTCAGCCTCATTCCCATTCACTGGCGAACAGCTTACACTGGACTCTGTGGTTTTCTGTGGGCCACCTTCCTCTGTTTTTCTCAACAGGAAGGTGA
- the MPV17L gene encoding mpv17-like protein isoform X1 has protein sequence MVSWWQALTRAAGRYPWPANVLLYAGFFSGGDALQQVLRGGPADWQHTRHVATVAVAFHANLNYVWLSLLERALPGRAPRTILAKVLCDQALGGPVYVSTFYAGMSILEGKDDIFLDMRQKFWNTYKSGLMYWPFVQLTNFSLIPIHWRTAYTGLCGFLWATFLCFSQQEGDGTFKSAFTFRRIKGTNEVEKPSEK, from the exons ATGGTGAGCTGGTGGCAGGCGCTCACGCGCGCCGCCGGGCGTTACCCTTGGCCAGCGAACGTACTGCTTTACGCCGGGTTCTTCTCGGGCGGCGACGCGCTGCAGCAGGTGCTGCGGGGCGGCCCGGCAGACTGGCAACATACGCGGCACGTGGCTACCGTGGCCGTGGCCTTCCACGCGAACTTAAACTATGTGTGGCTGAGCCTGCTGGAGCGCGCACTGCCTGGGCGCGCGCCGCGAACCATCCTGGCCAAGGTGCTGTGCGACCAGGCTCTGGGCGGGCCGGTGTACGTCTCTACCTTCTACGCGG GTATGAGTATTCTCGAAGGAAAGGATGACATATTTCTGGACATGAGACAGAAATTCTGGAATACGTATAAG AGTGGTCTGATGTACTGGCCTTTTGTACAG CTGACCAACTTCAGCCTCATTCCCATTCACTGGCGAACAGCTTACACTGGACTCTGTGGTTTTCTGTGGGCCACCTTCCTCTGTTTTTCTCAACAGGAAGGTGATGGCACCTTCAAATCAGCTTTTACTTTCCGTCGTATCAAGGGGACAAATGAAGTTGAAAAGCCCTCAGAGAAATGA